ACGTTTCCAAAACAATCTGTCACAAATTATATGACGCCAATGAGTCTACCAAACTTGCTCAATATATTTTATTAGGAAAAGGAGGAGCCAAGCTATTGGATGAATTGAATATTGAAAGAGATGTTTACCACCTTAACGAAGCTCATGGACTTCCTGCAGCCTTTTACCTGTTGAAAAAATATAACGGTGACCTCAATAAAGTGAAGGAAAAGCTGGTTTTCACCACGCATACTCCTGAAGAAGCAGGAAATGAAAAACATAGTTTCAGATTATGTTACGATATGTCCTATTTCTCCGGCTACAGCATGGAAAAAGTAAAAAAGATTGAAGGTTCAGATGATGACCGTTTCAACCATTCTCTTTGTGCATTAAGGATGGCCAGAATTGCCAATGGAGTTTCTCAGCTTCATGGTGTGGTTTCCAGAGCCATGTGGAATAAATATCCCGATATCTGTGAAATTACATCTATCACGAATGCGCAGGAATTTAAATATTGGTCTGATAAACCTTTGTACAACGCCAAAGACGAAAATGATGCAACCGTTTTCGATTACCGTAAAAAGTATTTAAAGAAAAAACTGTTCAGTATTGTTGCAGATCAAACAGGAAATTTATTTAACCCTAATATCTTTACCATTGTCTGGGCCAGAAGATTTGCAGGCTACAAAAGAGCGGAACTTCTTTTACATGATAAAGAAAGGTTTTACAGGCTTCTGAACAATCCGAAATATCCGGTGCAGATCATTTGGGCAGGAAAACCTTACCCAATGGATTACTCTGCTATTTCCACATTCAATACTTTGGTTGAAGAAAGTAAAAATCATAAAAGTATAGCTGTTCTTACCGGGTATGAACTTTCTTTAAGTAAATCGTTAAAACAAGGTTCAGATCTATGGCTTAACAATCCCAGAGTTCCTAGAGAAGCTTCAGGAACGTCCGGTATGACCGCTGCTATGAATGGTTCAGTGAATTTATCCACTGATGATGGCTGGATCCCGGAATTTGCCAAACACAGAGAAAACTCTTTCGTCGTTCCGAAAGCAGATTATATGAATATGAGCATTTATGAACAGGACAATTATGATTTAAACAAATTATATGAAATCCTTGAAAACGAAATTCTTCCCACCTATTATGATCATCCTGACCAATGGAGAAAAATCCAGCATAATGCAATGAATGATGTGAAAGATCATTTCAACAGCGACAGGATGGCAGATGAATATTACAGAGTGCTTTATAATGAAGCGAAATAGAGAGAATACAAAATTCTACATCTCATAAAAAGCCTGGAAAATTTCCGGGCTTTTTTATGGTTTATTTACTTTTTCTTTGCAGGTACTTTTAGTCCTTTTTCTCTTGCTTCAGAAATACTGATGGCTATGGCTTGTTTTCTGTCTGTCACTTTCTTTCCGGAGGAAGATTTCAGTTTTCCTTCCTTGAATTCGTGCATTACTTTTCCTACTTTGTCCTGAGCTTTGTCTGAATATTTCGTTTTGCTCATGATCTGATTTTTTTAAGATTTTGGTAGGGAAACCCCTAATTCATAAACACAGGCATGTTTCAAATACTTTGAACGCTCTCTCGATGTTACCGATTCAAAATGATCATTTTTGATCACAATAATCGGGTCTTCTATATTTTCAATTTCAAAATTGGCAAAATACCGCTCATCCGGGCTGGTTTTATCATTTCTTGCTTTAATTTTCTGCAGTTCATCCGCATATTTTCTGAATCCCGGATCTGAGGAGTGAATAAATTTGTATTCATCGCCTGCATACACATGGTAATGAATTTTTTTCTCTATCAAACCTGCTTCATCAGTAATTTCAGGGTTATCATTCCCATCTCTAAACACTACTTCCACCAATGTTCCTCCTTTTTTATGAGCGCACTCTTCTGCGTCATTAAAACTGGAAAAACCTGTATAAACAATCTGATCGTTTAATACATAACGGTTCAGTTTCTGGTTGTATGCATTCGTTTCCATAATTATCATTTGATTTGATTTATACTTATTATATATTCAATTTTTTTGCCAAATTGCCTTTTTTAACAAATTTCATTAATGAATATTTTTTAATACCCTTTCTGTGTTCCTGAAGGCTATTATCCGCCGGAAACAGAAGATCCGGGAACAAGGCATGAAGCTTAATTAAAATACAAAATCAGGATAGCAAGTCCTGATTTTGTATTTTATATGGTTATGTAAGTAAGAATTATTAAATTTGGAATCATTAAAATTGAAAATGAAAAAACTCCTATTAACTCTTACTGTTGCTGCTATATTCCAAAATGTATCAGCACAGGATATTACTTTAGATAAAATATATTCAGGATATTACCGTGGAAAAGGAATCGCAGGAATTACTTCCATGAAAAACGGAGAAAACTATCTTGTGATTGAACCAACTGGAATTGCAAAATATTCTTATAAAACTTCACAGAAAGAAGGAAATCTTGTGGACGGAAGATTTGAAAGCTATATTTTTTCTGATGATGAATCTAAAATCCTTTTACAGACAGGAAGCCAGCCTATTTACAGACATTCTTTCTTAGGAAAATTCGATGTAAAAGATTTAAAATCCGGAAAAGTAATCAGCCTCAATGAAGGTAAAACAGTTCAGGAGCCCACATTTTCACCTGATGCTACAAAAGTGGCATTTATTTCTGACAACAATTTATTCTATCAGGACCTTAACTCAGGAAAAATCACACAGATTACTACTGACGGTAAAAAGAATTCAATACTGAATGGCTTGGCAGATTGGGTTTATGAGGAAGAATTCGGACATGCAAGACAATATGAATGGACGAAGAATTCTGATGCAATCGTATTTGTAAAATCTGACGAAGGACAGGTACCGGAAATCTATATTCCCATCTACGGAAAAAGTCTTTACCCGGCTGAAATGCGCTATAAATACCCAAAAGCTGGCGAAAAAAACTCTGTGGTTTCAGCACAGCTCTACCGTCTTGATAACGGGAAAACAATGCAATTGAACTTAGGTTCTTTCAAAAACTACTATATCCCGAATGTATTCCAGACTGCAAAAGCGGATGAAATTGTTTTAATTACTTCTGAGAGAATTCAGAATGCTTCAGATATTTTAAAAGTAAATACCAAAACAGGGGCAGTTCAGAAATTATTTACTGAAACGGATGACAAATGGATCGATACGGACAGCCCTACTCTGGAATTCCTTGAAGATGATTCTTTCCTTTGGGCTTCTGAAAGAGACGGAAATCGCCACCTTTACTGGTATGACAAAGATGGTAAGCTTAAAAAGCAGATCACAAAAGGAAACTGGGAAGTAACAGACTATTATGGTTTCAATCCAAAATCGAAAGAAATCTTCGTTCAGACTACTGAAAAAGGAAGTATCAATAAGGTTGTTTCCAAAGTAAATATTGAAAACGGAAAATCTCAGCTGATCTCCAATGCAGAAGGAAACAATTCTGCCAATTTCAGCAAGAATTATAATTATTTCATTGAAACTTCTTCTACAGCAGCAAAACCTTACACTTATGTTTTAAAAGACGGAAACGGGAAAGCGGTAAAAGAACTTCAGAACAACAATGATCAGTTACAGAAATTAAAAACAGATAATTTTGTTGAAAAAGAATTCATCACCATTCCTAATGCTGTTGGTGATCAGATGAATGCATGGATTATGAAGCCTAAAAACTTTGATCCGAATAAAAAGTATCCTTTATTTATGTTCCAGTATTCCGGACCGGGCTCTCAGCAGGTTACCAACTCATGGGATAACGGAAATGCAATGTGGTTCAATCATCTTGTTCAAAAAGGATATATCGTAGCTTGTGTAGACGGCCGTGGAACCGGGTACAAAGGAGCAAAATACAAGAAAGTAACGTATATGAATTTAGGAAAGTATGAGATTGAAGATCAGATCACTGCAGCGAAGTGGTTTGGAAACCAAACTTATGTTGACAAAAGCAGAATCGGAATGTTCGGATGGAGCTTCGGTGGTTATATGACCAGTCTGGCAATGACTAAAGGCGCAGATGTTTTCAAAATGGGAATTGCTGTAGCACCGGTAACCAACTGGAGATATTATGACTCCGTATACACGGAAAGATTTATGAGAACTCCTCAGGAAAACCCTGATGGATATGATAAAAACTCTCCTACAGAATATGCAAACCTATTGAAAGGTAAATTCCTTCTGATTCACGGAACTGCAGATGACAATGTTCACTTTCAGAACTCTATGGAATTCTCTGAAGCTTTGATTCAAAACAAAAAACAGTTTGATTTCATGGCTTACCCGGATAAAAACCACGGAATCTATGGAGGACAGACGAGACCACAGCTGTATCAGAAAATGACGGATTTCATCCTGAATAACTTATAAGGATTATAATTATATCTAAATAAAAAAACCTTTCAGAAGTTCTGAAAGGTTTTTTAGTGGGATTCGTTAAGGATATTTTACAGCTTTATCCAATTCTATAGGATTATTAAAAGATTTTATTTTTTTTCTTTCGTTGGCTTCGGCGGGTTTCAACTGTTCTTTGGAGAGAACAGTGCCATCATCAAGCAGTAACTTTTTTCCTTCAGGTAGCGCAAGCCTTCCATTCATTATATATTTAAAAGGACTCTCATATAATTCTAATTTCAATTTATCCAGTTTAGCCTGATTAACGGGAATTGCTCTGGAAATAGAGTTTTCTAACGAAACCTGTTTATAATCCTCTGTAATCTTTTCGCTCTTTATAATTTTGAAATGGTAATCTTTTTTTATGTCATACAACTCTACAATGAGCCCTGGTAATCCATTAAATTTATAGGGACCATAAGGAATGGGGATATCCTTAGAAAACCATGCTACCCAACTTCTTCCTCCAAATTGGGTTGTTGCCTTTTGAAGATGAAGTTCATCAACTATCTTGATACTATCAGTAATTTTCCAGTTCTGTTCAGCCTTTCCATCAATTTTATAAAAATTCACATCTCCTATATATTCATAGTTTTGATATTCATTAGTATTATTTTTTTTAATCAGAAATGAAGTCTGTTTATACCCTTTAAATCCATATTGATTTTTAGTCGCAAATATTGAATCATTGATATAATATATTCTATTATAATATTTCATTTCATCTTTAGAAATATCCAGATTAAAATTTTCTTTGATAAGATTTTTTGAAGTGGAGTCTTTCTTAGATACAACATCATATACAAATCTGTTGCTTTGAGCAAAACAGGTGAATGTTCCCAACAATAAAAATAATAGTTTTTTCATAGTTTAATTTAGTCAATCATTTCAGATAAGAAATATTCTAAATCGGCTCTGTCATATTCTATAGGGTATTGATAACCATTGATAAAAATATCCGGTGTAAAATTAATATCATTTATCTTTCTCCATTTTTTCTGATTATTTAAGATAGTAATGACATTTTCTTGATTTTTAAACAAATGAGAATATTTATTATTCCATTTATCTATCCCATTTTTATCTGTTCTTATATTATACCACTCTTCCAAAGCTACAAAAAATGTGGTTTTATCTTCCGAATTTTCATAAATGCTGGCCATATTTATGTAGGTGGAACGTAATTCTTCAGAAAAATTATCCAGATCTGCATCTAATACCAGTCGAATATTAATTTTATTACTGTAGTTATATATGATCCTCATGAATGTAGGATAAAATTCCTTACAATATTTACATGAAGGATTTGTCACTAAAACTAGTGTTAAACTGGAATCCGAAGTTCCAAAATTAAATGAACTTAAAAAATCATCATTAAGTGTTTTCTTTTGAATTGCAAGATTATTTCTAAAGAATGTGTAATTCTTTTTAAACCTTGAACTTTTTATAATCTCTTCTTTCAGTTTACTATTCCAGTTTATTTTTTCCTTTAAATAAAGAAGAAACAAAGCAGATGCCGAAATAAATAACGCATACAAAATAATAGAAAATAGATTGATCTTTGCTAATGGATTGGGTAAAAAAAGCAAAAGAGCCAGTTGAGCATAAACACAAAGTATAATACCAATACAAACTGGACATAGCTTTTTAATAACAATCATCTGGTAGTACAATGAAACAAATGAGATGGGTATAAACAAATAAAATATATATTTGTATATAAAATAATAAAAACTCAGATCTTTATATATAGCTAAAACTATAAAACTAATAATTTGAGAGAAAAAGAATAATAAAGAGATCTCAGATATATCAAAAAATTTCCATTTCTTATAATTAAATACATAATCACAATCTGTTTTCAACATTTTATTCTGACATACCCCTAAAGGTATAATTGTTCCTTTGCCATGAGTTTTTTTATAAGCTTCATAAGAAAGGAAAATTCCTAAAAATGACAGCGATAAAAATGTTATTCCCGTATAAAAGAAAGAAAAATCCAATAATAAAACAGATAATACGAGAGCACCTAATAAAAGAATACTCCATAAAAAGAGGCTATTTTTCTTCTTTTCATTATAAAAACTTTCTGATTTGTCAACTAATAAAACAACATTCGATGTTGAGAGATCATAATTTTTTTTGTCTTCTAATGTAAAATCTCCGTCATTGATTGAAAGAAAGTTTTTAGGTAGCAGCTCAACATCTTCTTCATCTATTTCAAAAATTGAACAATCAATATTAAAAAAATGTAGTGTATCGGAAAAAGACAGAATATTAGGAAATTCCGGATGACCATTTAATTGGTATTCAAACTCAGTCTTATCAATATGGATATCAACAAGATTTAAATAGTTTGTTAATATATTAATATTTTTCTTCATAAGTACTTAAAAATAATCAGCAATGAAATTTCATTGCTGATTACGATTTTTAATTTTTAGTTACAACATCCTCCTCCGCATCTTGCACTACCGTCTCCAGCGCAGCCGGCTTGTACGCAACCACACTCTACTTCACCACCACCGATTCCGATAGAAGTTCCTCCTCCGTTTCCTATTTTCCCTCCTTTAAGTGATCTTAACTCATTTCTGGATAGACTTGCTTTCTTCATTTTCAAAGAATTGTTTTTCATAATGTTTTAATTAAATATTCTGTGTCATTATTGACTTTTCAAAACTATAAATTAAAACCTCCAATAAGATAAATAGATCAGGCATTTTTTTGGCAAATTTCTTGCAGAACATGTACATGTTTTGCATATTTGTAATAGACATTAAGAATCATGAAGCAAGAAAAACTAAAAAACCTAAGGAAACTCAAAGGCATCTCTCAAGAGAAGATGGCAAGAATTTTATCTACTGATCCTTCAAATTATTCCAGAAAAGAACGGGGTGAAGTAAGGATACATGAAGAAGAATGGAAGAAAATAGCTGAGGCTCTCAACGTTCCTATTTCTGAGATTAAAGAAGAGGACGAAAGACTAGTAAGTAGTAAAAATTCCACTTTCAAAGACACATCTCAATATCAGTACACACAAAATCTCAATTACTCATTAATTGAAAACTTACAAGACTATATTGGTTTTCTAAAACAAAAGATTCACGAATTAAAAGAAGAAAATCAAGTATTAAAATCTCAAAATGGTTTTTAGGTGAGAATTATATTATGATTTATGAACAATTAACGTCCCTTTCAGTTTTCCTGAAAGGGACTTTTTTATTTATTTCATTAATCATTTAGGCAAGTATTATTTATTTTATCAATTAAAATTAAAAACCTATTTTTGGGAAATTTGAAAATTGAATATATGAAGACTAAACATCCTAAAGGGCTTCCCTTCCTCTTTTTTACAGAAATGTGGGAGCGTTTCGGGTATTACCTGATTCTTGGAATCTTTGTTCTGTACGTTATTGAACCTACGGGTATGAAAGGCGGACTTGGGCTTCCGGATAAAACTGCTGATGACATTTTCGGAACTTACATTGCCTTAACTTATCTGACTCCCTTTATTGGTGGGTTCCTGGCAGACAGAGTTTTAGGATATATTAAATCTATTTATCTGGGAGGCTTTTTAATGGCTGCCGGATATATAGGAATGGGTGTGTTTAAAGATTTGCCTCTGTTTTATGCTTCATTGGCATTAATTATTATTGGAAATGGTTTCTTTAAACCTACTATCTCAACACTATTAGGGAACCTTTATTCTGAGGAACCTTATAAAGCTAATAAAGATTCCGGGTATAATATTTTCTACATGGGAATTAATATCGGAGCATTTATCTGTAACATTATTGCTGCATTTATGCGTAATAAATTTGGCTGGGGTGAGGCTTTCATCACTGCCGGAGTGGGAATGCTTATCGGTATGGTGATTTTTACTATCGGAAGAAAACATTATATCCATGCTGCACAGATGAAACCTGTACAGGAAGGAGATACCAAACTTTCGGAAATTATGCTTAAAGTATTTGTTCCTGCCATTATTGCCGGAGCAATAGGCTGGTTTGTTCCTAACAACATTTTTGGAAGTGACAGTACAGATGCCTTTATTTTTGCCTGTGTACCTGTAATTTACTTTTATGCCTCTCTTTACTTTAAAGCTAAACCTGACGAAAAAGCTTCCATTGGAGCATTACTTTCTGTTTTCCTGATCAGTATGTTCTTCTGGGCTGTTTTCAAACAGAATGGTACCGCTTTAACGAGATGGGCGAATTATTATACGGACAGAAGTGTTCCTGCTTCTCTTGAAAAACCACTGGAAGGAATTTATATGGTGGATGGCAAGAGCTATGAGGACAAAGAAACACCGGTTTACGATAATCAATTCCGTTCCCAAAAAGATGATAACGGAGAGACTAAGAAAGAAATGGGGAAAGATGTTTATTTCAAAAACATTTCTCCTGAACAGCGTGCTGCTCTTGAGAAGAACCCTGAGAATAAAGTATACCTATACAATACGGAATTATTCCAGTCTATCAATCCGTTCTGGGTTATTGCACTCACTCCGGTGATCGTTGGGTTCTGGGCATTGTTGAGAAGAAAAGGAAAAGAGCCTTTAACGCCTACCAAGATTGTTTTAGGACTATTTATTTCCGGACTTTCATGCCTGGTAATGGTTTTAGCAGTGGTAGCGGGAGATAACGGAGCTGTAAAAGTATCTCCTCTATGGCTTGTTGCCAGCTATGGAGTAATTACCATCGGGGAATTATGTTTGTCTCCAATGGGACTTTCCTTTGTATCCAAACTCTCTCCTGCAAGGATCACCGCGTTGATGATGGGAGGATTCTTCCTGGCCAACTCTGTGGGAAATAAGCTTTCCGGAATCCTGGCAAGTACGTGGTATAATTACGAAAACAAGACGAATTATTTCCTTGTAAACTTCGGTTTGTTAATATTTGCTACACTTTTAGGTCTTTCTATGTTAAAAAGACTGAACAAAATTATGAAGGAAAAAGGACATTAATCCTTGATATTATAAAGATTAGCAAGCTGCGGATTAGTTCCGCAGCTTTTTTATTTAAAAATAAAATTAAAACCTTGCCAAAAACCTAAAATAAACTATATTTGTCAGTCTTAACAAAAATTAACAATAGAAATGGATAATATTGAAGCATTGAGTCCGAAACCGGATGAATTTGTAGAGAATAAGAATTCCAGGCATCCTAAAGGATTATGGGTTCTTTTCGGAACAGAAATGTGGGAGCGTTTCAACTTTTATGGAATGAGAGCACTTTTGACGCTCTTCATGGTAAATTCCTTATTAATAAAAGAAGCTGATGCTGCAATCATCTATGGTGGATTTCTAGCGTTATGTTATTTAACACCTCTTTTAGGAGGATTTATTGCTGATAAGTATATCGGAAACAGATTCGCTATCATCATTGGTGGATCATTAATGGCTATTGGCCAGTTTTTATTATTTATCAGTGCTTCAACTTTCTCAGCAGACATTGGAAGTGCTAAACTGATTATGTGGCTGGCATTATTCGTTATCATTTTTGGTAATGGATTCTTCAAACCGAATATTTCCTCAATGGTAGGAAGTCTTTATCCAAAGCAGGAAAAATCTAAACTGGATTCTGCTTTTACCATTTTCTATATGGGGATCAACATTGGAGCATTCTTGGGTCAGTTTATCTGTCCATACGTAGGAGACGTAAAAGATGCTGCAACCGGAGTAAGAGATATCTTCGCTTTCAAATGGGGATTCTTAGCTGCTTCTATTGCGATGGTAATCGGAACAATAACATTCTTTATCCTTAAAAACAAATATGTAGTAACCCCTGAAGGAAGACCTATCGGAGGATTGCCAAAAAATAATACAAGTGCAGATTTTGAAGAAGGAGAAACTCAAACAGCAAAATTCTCAGGGATGTCCTTAGGAATTACTGTAGGTATATTTGTTGCTCTATTCTTTGTATTCAGATATTTACTTGTAGGAGAACTTGGGTTCAACTCAGTGGAAATGGGACAAATGATCAAAGGAATTATTTATCCTTTCATCTATTCAGCAGGTATTTCTCTTGCCTTCCTGATTATGTCTTCTGCAGAAAACAAGGTTGAAAGACAAAGAATCTGGGTAATCTATATCGTATCATTCTTTATTATTTTCTTCTGGGCAGCATTCGAGCAGGCAGGATCTTCATTAACATTTATCGCAGATAACCAGACTGACAGAAACATTTTCGGATGGAATATGCCTCCTTCAATGGTTCAGATCTTTAACGGAATTTTCGTAGTTCTATTAGCTGTTCCTTTCAGTTTGTGTTGGGATAAACTAAGAGCAAAAGGAAAAGAACCGGTATCTCCGTTCAAACAAGCAATGGGATTGGCATTAATCGCTCTTTCTTATTTCATCATTGCACACAATGTAAAAGATCTTGGAAACTCAGGATTATTAGCAATCAAATGGTTAATGTTACTATATTTCATCCAGACTTGTGGTGAGCTTTGTCTTTCTCCAATTGGTTTATCATTGGTTGGTAAGCTTGCTCCGAAAAGATTTGCTTCATTATTATACGGTGTTTTCTTCATTTCTAACGCAGCTGGTTATGCATTAGCTGGTTCATTAGGAGCACTGATCCCTGCAACAGGTGATAAATTCAAGAAAGCTGAAGAACTGGGAGTTAATTTACAGGATGTTTTGGATAAAAAAGTAACACTGACAGCTGATCAGGTAGCAGCTTTCGATAAAGCCCAGCTTCCATTACATAACCCTACTTTTGTAGGATTTGAAATTCACAATCTATTTGAATTCTTCATGGTATTCGTAGTACTTTGTGGTATTGCTTCTGTAATTTTAGGTTTAATTTCACCTATCTTAAAGAAAATGATGCATGGTGTAAACTAATTGTATCAACAAAATATAATAAAACCTCTGCCAAGTCAGAGGTTTTTTTTATTTTCGTACGATGGAAATCTCCGAAGATTCTTTATTCCAATCCGTAAAGAAAATCATTAGACAATCGCGCGAAAAAGTTTTTCGAATAGCGAATTCTACTCTACTGTTCACTTACTGGCAGATTGGAAAACTTATTATTGAGGATGAACAACAGGGAAAAGAACGGGCAGAATATGGAAAATATACGCTCAAAAGGCTTTCTCAGAAGCTTACTTTAGAATTTGGAAAAGGGTTTGATGAAAGTAATTTAAGAAATATACGCTCTTTTTATCATGTATTTCCAATATGTGACGCATTGCGTCACATATTGAGCTGGACTCACTACAGACTGTTGATAAGGTTGGATAATGTTGATAAAATGAATTATTATATCAACGAATCCGTTCAAAATAACTGGAATTACAGAGATATCAAAAGACAAATCAATTTCGATTTTGAATGATAAAAACAATTTATTTGCCAGCAAATACCTGCTGTACCTCCCCAAAGAAGAAGAAGAATTAAAACAAATTATTGACCAGGACAGAATCCGTTTTGAACTGGATCAGAAAGATAAAAACCCTTAATTAGAACTTAATCATATATCATTATGAGCTTAACTTTAGATGAAATACAAAATTTCAAAGGAAAATATCCCAGACAGATCTGGAGCCTGTTTTTCTCTGAAATGTGGGAACGTTTCTGTTTCTACGGAATGCGTGGAATGTTGGTTTTCTTTATGATCTCTCAGCTTAATTTCCATGAAAAAGAAGCCAACCTTCAATATGGTGCAACCCAGGCCTTCGTTTATGCTTTTACTTTTGTAGGAGGTCTTTTTGCCGATAAAATTTTAGGATTCAGAAAATCCCTGTTCTGGGGTGGTCTTCTGATGATCATAGGAAGTTTAATTTTGGCTACCGATCCACACAAATTCTTTTTCCTGGGAATAGCATTCACCGTAGTAGGTACAGGTTTCTTTAAACCTAATATTTCATCTATGGTGGGACAACTTTACAAACCCAATGATTCAAGGGCTGATGCAGGATTTTCGCTTTTCTATGCAGGAATTAATCTTGGAGCATTATTAGGAGGTTACTTATGTATTGCTATTGGTAAAGGAGAATTCTTAAGTAATATTATTGCAGAAGAAATGAGATGGCATATTGCTTTTGGACTGGCTTCAATAGTAATGGTGGT
Above is a genomic segment from Chryseobacterium viscerum containing:
- a CDS encoding peptide MFS transporter, which translates into the protein MDNIEALSPKPDEFVENKNSRHPKGLWVLFGTEMWERFNFYGMRALLTLFMVNSLLIKEADAAIIYGGFLALCYLTPLLGGFIADKYIGNRFAIIIGGSLMAIGQFLLFISASTFSADIGSAKLIMWLALFVIIFGNGFFKPNISSMVGSLYPKQEKSKLDSAFTIFYMGINIGAFLGQFICPYVGDVKDAATGVRDIFAFKWGFLAASIAMVIGTITFFILKNKYVVTPEGRPIGGLPKNNTSADFEEGETQTAKFSGMSLGITVGIFVALFFVFRYLLVGELGFNSVEMGQMIKGIIYPFIYSAGISLAFLIMSSAENKVERQRIWVIYIVSFFIIFFWAAFEQAGSSLTFIADNQTDRNIFGWNMPPSMVQIFNGIFVVLLAVPFSLCWDKLRAKGKEPVSPFKQAMGLALIALSYFIIAHNVKDLGNSGLLAIKWLMLLYFIQTCGELCLSPIGLSLVGKLAPKRFASLLYGVFFISNAAGYALAGSLGALIPATGDKFKKAEELGVNLQDVLDKKVTLTADQVAAFDKAQLPLHNPTFVGFEIHNLFEFFMVFVVLCGIASVILGLISPILKKMMHGVN
- a CDS encoding DUF1016 N-terminal domain-containing protein, which translates into the protein MEISEDSLFQSVKKIIRQSREKVFRIANSTLLFTYWQIGKLIIEDEQQGKERAEYGKYTLKRLSQKLTLEFGKGFDESNLRNIRSFYHVFPICDALRHILSWTHYRLLIRLDNVDKMNYYINESVQNNWNYRDIKRQINFDFE